The uncultured Sphaerochaeta sp. genome includes the window TACCGTTATATCACTAATGGTGAATACGAGGAAGCGATGAAGACCTCGTTGATGGATTGCAAGGAGTGTGGATGTTGTTCCTATGTCTGTCCTGCACATCTTCCATTGGTTCATACGATGAAGACTGGAAAGAAATTGGGGAGAAAGAAGAAATGAATAAACCTACCATGACAGTATCCTCTTCGCCGCATCTCCATGCGAAGACAGATACCGCGTCCATTATGTGGAGTGTTTCACTCGCACTTGCTCCTGCAACCCTTTGGGGTGTGTATGTGTTTGGCTTCAGGTCTCTGTTGGTGCTTGGGGTTTCTGTCCTCACAGCCTTGTTGTCGGAGTTCTTGCTTGGCAAGTTGTACAAGGAGTCAACCCTCTGGGATGGCTCAGCGTTCTTGACCGGTTTGTTGGTTGGAATGAACATGAGTCCTTCGGTTCCTTTGTTTGTTCCGTTCCTTGCAAGTGTGTTTGCAATATTTGTGGCAAAATGGGTGTTTGGTGGCCTAGGTGCTAACTGGGCGAATCCTGCACTCGCTGGTCGTGTATTCGTATTTTTCTCGTTTACCACACCAATGAGCAGCTTTGTAGCTCCCCGAACCCTTGCCTCGGCTCTTCCTGATGCACTTGCCTCGGCTACCCCTCTCTCACTAAGCAAGACAGCTGTTTCTGGTGGGACATTGGGCCTTGATGGTAGTTCCTTGCTCTCATCAATGGGGTACCCTGCAACTGAGTTTGCGCAAAACCTTTCAGCTATGACAGGTATTTCAGCCTTTACCATTGACACCTTCCTTGGTAATGTAGCCGGATGTATCGGTGAGGTTAGTGCACTGGCCTTGCTTATCGGTGGACTTTATCTGCTTGCAAGGAAGATCATCACCTGGCATATTCCGGTGACCTACTTGCTCTCTACTGCAGTATTATCCTGGATGTTTGGTGGAATCCCATCAGGCTTGGGTATATTTGGCGGTAGTTTCCTCTCTTCCATCTTCAGTGGAGGTCTGATGCTTGGCGCCATTTTCATGGCAACGGACTATGTAACCAGCCCAATCAGTCATAAGGGCCAGATTGTATATGCGATTGGGTGTGGTTTCTTCACCTTCCTCTTCAGATATTTCGGGAGCATGCCTGAAGCGGTCTCCGTTTCAATCCTCCTGATGAACATTTTTACACCGATGATAGACAGATACATCATACCTCGTAAATTTGGTGATACCAGAGAACTGAGGAAGAAGCAGAAGGAGGCTAGGGCATGACAAAGAATCTGAAATATTCACTGATATTGCTTTCGATCTGTGCTGTAAGCGCCTTTGCCTTAGCGATGACGAACTCAATCACTGCCCCGGTTATTCAGCAATATGAATATGAACAAAGACAATTGGCACTGACAGCAGTCAGCAATGGGTTTGCAATTGGAAGTGAAAAGCCGGTAGAGGCTGACCCCTATGTCACGTATACCATCGACTTAACCGATAATGGGCAACTTGCCGGATATATTGTAGGGTTGAAAAGTGCCGGATATGGTGGACAGATGACCTTGGTTGCCTCATATAAGGTTTCCGGCGAAATGATGGTTGCTCAACTCTTGACCCATAGTGAGACGCCTGGCCTTGGATCAAAAGCTGCAGATTCATCATATATGGATAAATTCCAAGGAACTGGTGCTGATACCCCTGTTCCAACAGATAAAACCATGCTCACCGATGCTGACGCTCAAGCGATTAGTGGTGCATCCATCACTTTTGGAGCAGTTTCCAGAGCGATTGAAGCAGGGAGTGCCTATGTGAAAAATATTGGAGGTGTGAAATGAGCAAGATGAAAGAACTCTCCAAAGGGCTGTTCAAGGATAATCCGATTTTTGTGTTGATGTTGGGTTTGTGTCCTGTACTAGGAGTTTCTACCCAGGTTTCGAATGCGATTGGTATGTCTGCAGGTGTAATGTTCGTTTTGCTCTTTAGTAACATGATTATCTCAGCATTGAGAAAATTCATACCTGCATCAATACATATTCCTGCGTACATTGTTGTTATTGCTTCGTTGGTTTCATTTATCCAGATGGTAATGCATGCATATGTCCCCTCTGTTTATAATGCATTGGGTGTGTATCTTCCACTGATTGTGGTAAACTGCATCATTCTGGGAAGGGCTGAAGCGTTTGCGAGTAAAAATACCGTTCTTGATAGCATTTTGGATGCAATCGGAATGTCCATTGGGTTTGCATTGGGTCTGACCTTGCTGGCCTTGATTCGTGAATTATTTGGTTCTGGTACCATTACCCTGTTTCCCATTGGCAATTTCAGTGGTGTAATTAATATTCCCTGGTTCTACAACAATCCAATTAGAGTGTTCTCTTTGGCACCTGGTGCGTTGTTGATCATGGGATTCCTGAAGGCGTTCTTCGATTGGAACTCTTCACGTAAGAAGGACAGATAACATGAGTTATATTGCAATACTAATAACCTTCATATTTATTAATAACTTTATTTTCTCCCAGTTCTTGGGCATGTGTCCGTTTATAGGTGTCTCGAAGAACAGTGAGAATGCCATCGGAATGGGTGCCTCTGTAACCTTTGTCACTACGGTTGCCTCTGTGATTACTTGGGCAATTTATTACTTCTTATTGGTCCCTTTTAGTCTTGAGTACCTCCAGACGGTCACATTCATCCTTGTGATAGCAAGTTTGGTACAGCTGTTGGAGATGGTGATCCAGAAGATAAGTCCAGCCTTGTATAAGGCTCTGGGTATCTATCTTCCCCTGATTACCACCAACTGTGCTGTCTTGGGTATTGCCATTATCAATATCACGAATGAATACAATGTGATGGAAGCCTTTATTGGAGGGCTTGCTGCAGGTCTTGGCTTCACTCTGGCTATCGTGTTGATGAGCAATATTCGCGAGAAACTTGATCTGCAGCCGGTGAGAAAAGCGTATCGTGGCGTTCCCATTGCCTTTATTTCTGCTGGATTGATGTCTTTGGCCTTCATGGCTTTTGACAAGTCATTGATTACCAACCTACATCTGTTATAAGGGGGATCGTTGTGAATATTGTTATGGCAATCATTGTAGTCGCCGTTTTAGGTGGACTCTTCGGATTCGGTCTCTCCTATGCAGAAAAGAAATTGGCGGTCAAGAAGGATCCAAAGGCCTTGGCTCTTGAACCTATTATGCCTGGTGCTAACTGTGGTGTGTGTGGGTATGCAGGTTGTGCTGCGTATGCTGCAGCTGTCGCCCTTGGCGAAGCTCCAATTGGCCTCTGTAGTCCTGGTGGTCCCGACTTGGTGACTAAAATGGCAGAGATCATGGGACAGAAGGTTGAAGCTTCCGGTGAAACGAGAAGAAAAGTGGCCCACGTTATGTGCCGTGGTAATGTTGATGTGAGTTCACAAGACTACAAATATGAAGGTCTTGAGGACTGTAATGCAGCATTTCTGCTCTTTGGTGGGGATTACGGTTGCAAATCAGCCTGTCTGCACCTCGGTTCCTGTATCAAGGTTTGTCCGACCGGTGCCATCAGCAGGGATGCTGAGGGATACATCATCGTTGATGAAAAGAAGTGTATCAGCTGTGAAAAGTGTGTGCAGATCTGCCCAACGGGTGCTATGCACATGATTTATGAAGATAGTGAATATGTAATTGAATGCAACAGCCATGAGCCGGGTGGAAAAGTACGAAAAGTATGTACAGTCGGTTGTATTGGTTGTAAAATCTGTGAAAACAAGTATCCTGAATCAGGATGTAAAGTTGACAGTTTTCTTTCTACCTTCGATCAGACACTCCCACACAGCCAGATTGCTGATGCTGCAGAGGCGTGTCCGACCAAGTGTATCATCAAGCGGTAGTGCATGAAATTATTAGTAGGTGCGTACAGTCAAATCACCAATGCTGAGCCAATGCCCGTTTACGAACGGGCATTGGAAGCTGTATGCAAACCTTTGCTTACTCATCTCCATGCACATGAAGATGCAATCATGCAACTTTCCTTGAGTATACCCCTGCTTGATTGGCTTGATGTTAACCATAGTTCGGTTAATCTCTTGATATCCGACCTTGCCAAAAATGGAAAGCTTGAGTTGCTCACCGGTTCATTCAACCAGAGTATCCTGAGCTTGCTCTCTCCAAAGGACCGTTCCAACCAGATAGAAATGACAACCACCTATCTGAGAAAGCGGTTTGGACAGCGTTCCAAGACCCTTTTCAGCTATGGGCAGGTTTTCAATCCGTTATACATCAATACCGCAAATCTTTGTTTTATCGATTCAATAATCATTTCCACCTCTGACGAGACAGGGCTCCAGCAATTCGATGAACCGTTCATCATGCAGGAAATGGGGAAGTCTGTCTCCATCATCCCCATGGATGGTACCATAAGTGATCTGATAGCCTCTTTTGCAAAAAAAGCTATCAGTTTTGGAAATTTGATTGAACGTATCAGGAACTATCTGGAGAGCAAGCCTCCCTTTGTTATGGCTATGATCAACCTTGATCATCTGTTGCAGGCAGGAGTGACCGCACAGCAGACCATACAACTGTTCGATCTGTTCTTTGGGTATGAGACCAGCTCCATTGAGGAAGCATATCTCCATAATGACCCTCCTAAGAAAGGGTATCTACAAGCAGGGTGGTATGGTATTGATGCAAATAAGGGAGATCTGGGGTGCATCAATGAGTTGTTTGTGAAGGACGAAAGTCTTGCCTATCTGTATGGGCGCTATACCACCATGGTGGAAACGGCACGTATGTACAAGAAGGACAAGGATGTGCGGAAACGCTTGGAATCCTTGATCCAGAAAATCTCTTGTGGGAGTATGTATCTCTGTGATGCCAATGCACCAATGCTGCGTTCATCGGTCAGAAAATTGTTCTGGCGATACATCAGTGAAGCGGATAGTGTGCTCACTGCACTCAAGGATTACAGCTATCCGGTGAACAATGACTTTGACCACGATGCCTTGAGTGAATATCTGTTCTTTGGCAAGTACCTGAGTTGTGTGGTTGATCCGAAGGGCGGCTCACTTTCAGAACTTACCTATTTGCCTTCCTTGTATAATTATGGGGATACGTTCAGTCCACTTTCACAGTTTGGTAGTTCCATTGGCAATCATCACCAGCTTCCTCCCGGACAAAAACAGCGATTGTTCAGCGATGTTTTTCTGAGAGAAAACTTTGTCATGGACGAATATACCAAGTTGGATGAAAAGAATTGCTTGGCTATGGGAAGCCAGGTCTATAATCTTGAGGGAGTAGACCGTAGGAATACCGAGTATCTGGCTACCTGCACAACTGGTGACAGTCCAATCATCGGTGGAAGCTTGCAAATAGCCAAACATTTCAAGCTAAGACAGAATACCATTTTGGTAGATATAACGCTCACCAACATCGGGGAGGAACCAATAAGCTGTATCTATGGCTGTGAGATCCCTCTCTCGATTGACTCACATGGTCTTCCCATTTCCTTTATCCAGTTGGAAAACAAGAAAAATCTGACATGGCAAGAGAAAGAAGTGGTTCTTGAGCAAGTCAAATCGCTGAGAATCTATGATGAACCCAATAGCACTTCCCTGACCTTGGTAGGCGATACCCGCTTTACCTTGCTCAAGGAAGATTATACTATTGAGAGCGAAACAGTCCTTGGGAATGAATCGCTCTACCAGCACACCCTGTTCATGGCCTCATGGCCGATTGTCTTGGCTAGTGGTGGAGAAAAGAAGATTACCTTGGGTCTACGTGTTGAACGAAAATAGGAGTACACAGATGTTTTTCCAGAATAAATCACAGTTTGAATCAGTAAAAGAAGAAGCCTACACCGTATGGAGGCGTCTTTGACCCGCAAGGGATGGAAACGAAGATAGCAGAACTCGAGGCAAAAACACTTGAACCGGGATTCTGGGATGATCCAAACAATGCACAGGCTCTGTTCACAGAACTCAACAGTTTGAAGGATACCTACAATACCTGGAAAGAGTTGATCGATAAAATGGATGAAATGAGCGAGCTCATGGAAATCTATGCAGATGAACCGGATAATGCCGAAGAAGAAGCTGAGATCAACGAGCAAATTGAGACCATGCTTGCCACCTATCAAAAACTACGGGTCAAGACCTTGCTTGATGGTAAGTTCGACAAAAATGACTGCTTTCTCACCATTCATGCAGGAGCAGGTGGAACTGAAGCCAGTGACTGGGCCAATATGTTGATGCGCATGTACCTCCGGTATTGCGAGCGTAGCGGTTTTAAAAGCCAGATACTTGATCTCCAGGAGGATGAGGGTGGTATCAAGAGTGCGACCATCAAGGTTTCCGGACCATATACCTTTGGGTATCTGAAAGGAGAGGCTGGTGTCCACCGATTGGTACGTATCAGTCCTTTTGATTCCCAGAAGCGCCGGCATACATCGTTTACCAGTGTCTATGCATCCCCGGTGATCGATGACACCATCGAGATTGACCTGAAGCCTGAGGATTATCGTCTTGATACCTATCGGGCCGGTGGGGCTGGTGGTCAGCATGTCAACAAGACCGACAGTGCTGTAAGAATAACCCACTATGCCACAGGAATTGTCGTACAGTGTCAGAATGAGCGAAGCCAGGTGATGAACAAAGATGTCGCTTTCAAGATGCTCAAGAGTCGTCTGTACGAGTATTACCGTGAAGAAAAAGAGAAAGAACACCAAAAGGATGCCATAGAGAAGAAAGA containing:
- a CDS encoding RnfABCDGE type electron transport complex subunit D, with the protein product MNKPTMTVSSSPHLHAKTDTASIMWSVSLALAPATLWGVYVFGFRSLLVLGVSVLTALLSEFLLGKLYKESTLWDGSAFLTGLLVGMNMSPSVPLFVPFLASVFAIFVAKWVFGGLGANWANPALAGRVFVFFSFTTPMSSFVAPRTLASALPDALASATPLSLSKTAVSGGTLGLDGSSLLSSMGYPATEFAQNLSAMTGISAFTIDTFLGNVAGCIGEVSALALLIGGLYLLARKIITWHIPVTYLLSTAVLSWMFGGIPSGLGIFGGSFLSSIFSGGLMLGAIFMATDYVTSPISHKGQIVYAIGCGFFTFLFRYFGSMPEAVSVSILLMNIFTPMIDRYIIPRKFGDTRELRKKQKEARA
- a CDS encoding FMN-binding protein, whose amino-acid sequence is MTKNLKYSLILLSICAVSAFALAMTNSITAPVIQQYEYEQRQLALTAVSNGFAIGSEKPVEADPYVTYTIDLTDNGQLAGYIVGLKSAGYGGQMTLVASYKVSGEMMVAQLLTHSETPGLGSKAADSSYMDKFQGTGADTPVPTDKTMLTDADAQAISGASITFGAVSRAIEAGSAYVKNIGGVK
- a CDS encoding electron transport complex subunit E, encoding MSKMKELSKGLFKDNPIFVLMLGLCPVLGVSTQVSNAIGMSAGVMFVLLFSNMIISALRKFIPASIHIPAYIVVIASLVSFIQMVMHAYVPSVYNALGVYLPLIVVNCIILGRAEAFASKNTVLDSILDAIGMSIGFALGLTLLALIRELFGSGTITLFPIGNFSGVINIPWFYNNPIRVFSLAPGALLIMGFLKAFFDWNSSRKKDR
- a CDS encoding electron transport complex protein RnfA; amino-acid sequence: MSYIAILITFIFINNFIFSQFLGMCPFIGVSKNSENAIGMGASVTFVTTVASVITWAIYYFLLVPFSLEYLQTVTFILVIASLVQLLEMVIQKISPALYKALGIYLPLITTNCAVLGIAIINITNEYNVMEAFIGGLAAGLGFTLAIVLMSNIREKLDLQPVRKAYRGVPIAFISAGLMSLAFMAFDKSLITNLHLL
- a CDS encoding RnfABCDGE type electron transport complex subunit B: MNIVMAIIVVAVLGGLFGFGLSYAEKKLAVKKDPKALALEPIMPGANCGVCGYAGCAAYAAAVALGEAPIGLCSPGGPDLVTKMAEIMGQKVEASGETRRKVAHVMCRGNVDVSSQDYKYEGLEDCNAAFLLFGGDYGCKSACLHLGSCIKVCPTGAISRDAEGYIIVDEKKCISCEKCVQICPTGAMHMIYEDSEYVIECNSHEPGGKVRKVCTVGCIGCKICENKYPESGCKVDSFLSTFDQTLPHSQIADAAEACPTKCIIKR
- a CDS encoding alpha-amylase/4-alpha-glucanotransferase domain-containing protein, whose protein sequence is MKLLVGAYSQITNAEPMPVYERALEAVCKPLLTHLHAHEDAIMQLSLSIPLLDWLDVNHSSVNLLISDLAKNGKLELLTGSFNQSILSLLSPKDRSNQIEMTTTYLRKRFGQRSKTLFSYGQVFNPLYINTANLCFIDSIIISTSDETGLQQFDEPFIMQEMGKSVSIIPMDGTISDLIASFAKKAISFGNLIERIRNYLESKPPFVMAMINLDHLLQAGVTAQQTIQLFDLFFGYETSSIEEAYLHNDPPKKGYLQAGWYGIDANKGDLGCINELFVKDESLAYLYGRYTTMVETARMYKKDKDVRKRLESLIQKISCGSMYLCDANAPMLRSSVRKLFWRYISEADSVLTALKDYSYPVNNDFDHDALSEYLFFGKYLSCVVDPKGGSLSELTYLPSLYNYGDTFSPLSQFGSSIGNHHQLPPGQKQRLFSDVFLRENFVMDEYTKLDEKNCLAMGSQVYNLEGVDRRNTEYLATCTTGDSPIIGGSLQIAKHFKLRQNTILVDITLTNIGEEPISCIYGCEIPLSIDSHGLPISFIQLENKKNLTWQEKEVVLEQVKSLRIYDEPNSTSLTLVGDTRFTLLKEDYTIESETVLGNESLYQHTLFMASWPIVLASGGEKKITLGLRVERK
- the prfB gene encoding peptide chain release factor 2 (programmed frameshift): MFFQNKSQFESVKEEAYTVWRRLDPQGMETKIAELEAKTLEPGFWDDPNNAQALFTELNSLKDTYNTWKELIDKMDEMSELMEIYADEPDNAEEEAEINEQIETMLATYQKLRVKTLLDGKFDKNDCFLTIHAGAGGTEASDWANMLMRMYLRYCERSGFKSQILDLQEDEGGIKSATIKVSGPYTFGYLKGEAGVHRLVRISPFDSQKRRHTSFTSVYASPVIDDTIEIDLKPEDYRLDTYRAGGAGGQHVNKTDSAVRITHYATGIVVQCQNERSQVMNKDVAFKMLKSRLYEYYREEKEKEHQKDAIEKKEITWGSQIRSYVFQPYTMVKDHRTGATIGNIQAVMDGEIEPLIESYLQWGQKEE